The following nucleotide sequence is from Tachyglossus aculeatus isolate mTacAcu1 chromosome 11, mTacAcu1.pri, whole genome shotgun sequence.
caaataaccccacaaaaaaaaaaaaaatcatccagcGTGGACCCAAGTACCTGcactacatgagactcacagtccaagggagagggagaataagtacttaattcccactttaccaaATAGGAAATTgaaacacggagaagttaaatgttttgcccaaggttgcagtcatcatcatcaatcgtatttattgagcgcttactgtgtggagagcactgtactaagcgcttgggaagtacagccgggattagaacccaggccctccgactcccagccctgtgctcttttcactaggccatgctgtttctcatttctgATTTAGACTAAAGGGCTTTTTGTGACACCATTAGAAGATATCCGAAGTAGGTGGTGAAATGTGTCATAAAAAATAAGCTGCTAAAGAACGTTCAAGCTGGCTGTTCTgtttagagtagcagcgtggctcagtggaaagagcacaggcgttggagtcagaggtcatgggttcaaattccggctccgccaattgtcagctgtgtgacttggggcaagtcacgtcacttctctgggcctcagttccctcatctgtaaaatggggatgaagactgtgagccccacgtaggacaacgtcatcaccttgtatccccccagcgcttagaacagtgctttgcacacagtaagcgcttaataaatgccatcattattattattattctctgggcctcagttccctcatctggaaaatggggatgaagactgtgaaccccccgtgggacaacctgatcaccttgtaacctccccggcgcttagaacagtgctttgcacatagtaaatgctcaataaatgccatcattattattattattatacctgggcCGTTTTTTCCTCTCATTTGAAGCCATTTGGCAAGTTCACTGAATCAGCGAGGTCCAGAAGGAGCAGCAGTGACAGAGAGGAAATAACCCTGTTTTTAACCTTTGACCCGAGGTCACCAAGAGGTCAGGAGAGCTAACCCCTTGGCCTAGGAAAACTCAAGCATCCCATCTTAAtccaaagaagggaaagggagagaagcccTCAAAGCAATTAacttattattaattagaaaACTTTGAAAATGCTAGAAATCTCCGGGGTTGGAGCAATCTGATAAAGTCGATGCAAAGTTAGAGGAACTGAGGAAAGAGGGTTGGCGCTTGGAAGTAGATCACCGTGCGTTTGTTTTTTAGAATAATTAAGGAATTATTTCTGATAGCATCATAGGAATGTGGCATTGTGATAGAAACACTGGCCTGGGGTTCAAGAGACctaagttctaataataataataataatgacatttattaagcgcttactatgtgcaaagcacttttctaaacgctgaagcactgttctaatctcagctctgtcacttgcctgctatgtaaccttgggcaagtcacttgattttatttgcctcagtttcctcatccgtaaaatgggggagcggggattaatacctattcccccttccctcttagtttgggagcctcctgtgggacaaggattgggtctgatGTGATTTTGTATCTGTCTCACGCTTAactcagtgctttgctcatagtaagcacttagcaaataccattattattattatcacgttgtGCCAGCCTGTGGAAATGTCGTATTTCTCCAGTTTGGCTTCATTGTTGAGGTGTTTGAAAATACCAAACCGACAGAAAGTCTTTGGTGCCAGACATGGAGAATCTAGTTAGATTAGAAATGACCTATTGGGTGAAATGAAATGGTTGAACAAAGCACCAAGTCTTCTTCCGTGGATATCAGTTTTTATCTAAAAGGTAAACTTGCTGCTTGTTAATCCTTCTTGCCAATATAATATCAGTTCTTTTCTGACAATTAAATTTTATCCAAGTGGCTACCCAGGTGTTTCACTTGAAACTCTCCAAGCTGTCTCCGCTAGTAAAGGCTTGTTTTAATCCccggggaaattcattcattatgCTTTTACAGGGGATGGCAGGAGTAGGATGAATAATTGAAATTCATGAATGTTCTCCATGACCCAATTTAGCCAGAAATGTCCCCACCCCAAACTAGTGGTGTTGATTAGTTGCTTGGTGTCTTCCCCCCCAACAGACACACCCCGGGGTGgtccggtggatagagcatgggcctgggaattctagtcccactttgccacttgtctattttgtgaccttggacaagtcacttcacttttctgggcctcggttacctcatctgcaaaatgaggattgagactataagccccatgggggacaggggctgtgtccaacctgattagcttgtatctaccccagtgaacctcctggcatatagtaagggcttaacaaataccgcaattagtattattttctaattgcccctcttccctctcctggcTAGTGCAGGAGAGAATGAACTCTGGAGAGTGACCTTTCCTAATTAAGATGACCGGATCTTTTGGTCAGAGCCCAAGCCTGGTATTAGATTacattctgtacatatctttaaaatgtatattatacgttattaatattaaagtctgtctccccctcctagactgtaaactcattaaagGCAGGCAACatctctgctgactctgttgtaaagtactctcccaaacacctaattCAGTGCtcaatgccattggttgattgattctagaaATCTGTAATGGAGAGGACTCGAAGCGATGCAGCTAGTGGAGAGAaaacggacctgagttctaattctggctctgccactcgcttgcCAGGGGTCCGAGggctggtcttttagactgtgagcccactgttgggtagggactgtctctatatgttgccaacttgtacttcccaagcgcttagtacagtgctctgcacacagtaagtgctcaataaatacgattgatgatggtcgtTTCActcctcggagcctcagtttcctcctctttaaaatgagggttcattttctttcctccctcccctttagactgggaaccccttgtgggagaggTGCCGTCTAATGCTGCAACAACTTTGTTATGTTATGCTAAGACCGTTCAGGTGTGAACCTCTTAGGAAATAGTCAAATTACTAGGGAAAGTGTTTGCCAAAACATTTGTGTAAATATCTTGAGCCGTTGTTTTGGTAATTgctgcattctttttttttttcccaaaggtaTTAAGTGcgtgctttgtgccaagcgctgggatagatgcaggataatcaggacggacacaatccctagcccacctgggctctctctctctaggAGTGAGaatgggtgttgaatccccattttacagatgaggaaactgaggcacagagaagtgacttgcccaaggtcccccagcaggtaaATGAAAGGGGTGTTAGCCTGGGTTCCTCTGACGGCCCCAGAAAAAGGCATCTTGGCTTTTGTGGTGCCGTCTCAGTCGCGTATAAAAGAGCAGTGGCCGTGCTCTGCTTTtgtttaagattcattcattcggtcatatttattgagcgcttactgtgtgccgagcactgtactaagcgcttgggaagtacaagttggtgacatatttctagactgtgagcccgctgttgggtagggaccgtctctgtatgttgctaacttgtacttcccaagtgcttagtacagtgctctgcgcacagtaagtgctcaataaatacgattgaattgaatgaatgaatgaatatagagatggtccctacccaccactgggctcacagtctagaagggggagacagacaacaatttatttcgtcagaataaatagaattaaagctaagtttCATCCGGCGTACACTGATGATAGATCATTTTGAAAGGGGTGGCCATGATGAAGTCATTCACGGTCAACTTAATGGTAAGTTTTTCAAATgagctcagtcagtcgtatttattgagcgcttactgtgcgcagagcaccgcactaagcccttgggagagaatacagtgtAGCAGCCACATAACTGTGCTCTTTGCATAAACTCCTCCCCGTGAGATCCGGCAGCAAAAGCAGATGTTAACAGGATGGTCTGAGGCGGGTGGAAATGACACACACATTTTCTTCCTTGTAGACCAAGGTGAGGTCTGCAAGAAAAGTgctggcgtaatggatagagcccaggccttggagttagagggacttggattctaatccgccgcgtgaccttggcaagtcacttcacttctctgtgcctcagttctctcatctctaaaatgggggttaaggccttgagccccgtgcgggaccgggactgtgtcatcatcatcatcaatcgtatttattgagcacctactctgtgcagagcaccgtactaagcgcttgggaagtacaatttggcaacatatagagacagtccctacccaacagtgggctcacagtctaaaacctgattatctcgtatctgcttggtcgctttgaacagtgcttcacaaacacccgtgtccacctgattatctcgtcatctagaacagtgtctggcacataaatgcttcacagacaccacaattattattaatagataacTTTGCAGCTAAAATGGCTCTGCCGTTCCCCAGCCCACCAACTGCTGCGGTCGCTGGCCGGCCCGATAACGTTGTGCTTTGAGGCCTCCTGTCCGATCGCACTTCCCCCcccgagcccacagttgggtagggaccgtctctatatgttgccaatttgtacttcccaagtgcttagtacagtgctctgcacatagtaagcgctcaataaatacgattgatgatgatgacacaggtgTTCCGTAGCTTTAATAGCCACTGGTTACCAGGGAGCAGCTCTGCGTTTCcattcagcacctgtatatatgtatatatgtttgtacatatttttttactctaatttatttgtacatatctattctgtttattttattttgttagtatgtttggttttgttctctgtctcccccttttagactgtgagcccactgttgggtagggactgtctctagatgttgccaatttgtacttcccaagcgcttagtcagtgctctgcacatagtaagcgctcaataaatacgattgatgatgatgatgacgacacagGTGTTCCGTAGCTTTAATAGCCACTGGTTACCAGGGAGCAGCTCTGCGTTTCcattcagcacctgtatatatgcatatatgcttgcacatatttttttactctatttatttatttaatttatttgtacgtatctatcctatttattttattttgttagtatgtttggttttgttctctgtctcccccttttagactgtgagcccactgttgggtagggactgtcttctatatgttgccaacttgtacttcccaagcgcttagtccagtgctctgcacatagtaagcgctcaataaatacgattgatgatgatgacacaggtgTTCCGTAGCTTTAATAGCCTCTGGTTACCAGGGAGCAGCTCTGCGTTTTCACTCAGGGCGCGCGCTCGGTTCAAGCGGCGAACGAATGTGATGCGTGAATAAATATTTGTGCCCGGCCCACACATCTGCTTCTTTCGGTCTCCGGGTGAGTTCAtcccgtttttgtttttttttttttttttggtctggttTTGTTTCGtgcgtctccccccccccccccgcccgctccTCCAGCTGCCGTGACTTACTCGAAGCCGCGCCTGGCCACGTTCTGGCACTATGCCAAGGTGGAGCTGGTTCCTCCGACCCCCGCCGAGATCCCCAAAGCCGTCCAAGGCCTGAAGCACCTCGTCTCCAGCGCCCGGTCTGGCCGCCTCGCCCAGCTCACGGTCAAGGTAACGGGCGGGCCTGGCGGGAAACCGCTCCGTCCCTCTGGGGCTTAATTCCAAGCGCTTGTGTTGGTTTTTTCCCGGGGCGGGGGCCGCGTCCGGCGGGAGGAGGCTCGGGGTCTCCGGGCGGCCTTGGGAAGAGCCCGCCGCGCTCATTCGGTTGTCCGTTTGGGTGGGAAGCGGCCTCCGCTGTAAGGACCCAATCACTCTGTCTGAGCAGTTTTTGCGGGCGgcggatctctgtctccccctcttagactgtgagcccactgttgggcagggactgtctctatatgttgccaatttgtacttcccaagcgcttagtacagtgctctgcacacagtaagcgctcagaacgatgatgatgatgatgatctcatcaTCATGATCGTAAATGTTgtcttttgttaagcgctgggatagatgggaataacaataactaataatatatatgtatatatgtttgtacatatttgttactctattttacttgtacatatctagtctatttgttttattttgttagtatgtttggttttgttctctgtctcccccttttagaccgtgagcccactgttgggtagggactgtctctatatgttgccaatttgtacttcccaagcgcttagtacagtgctgtgcacatagtaagcgctcaataaatacgactgatgatgatgatcctatttattttattttgttaggatgtttggttttgttctctgtctcccccttttagactgtgagcccactgttgggtagggactgtctctagatgttgccaatttgtacttcccaagcgcttagtgcagtgctctgcacttagcgctcaataagtacgattgatgatgatgatgatgatcctatttattttattttgttaggatgtttggttttgttctctgtctcccccttttagactttgagcccactgttgggtagggaccgtctctagatgtggccaacttggacttcccaagcgcttagtccagtgctctgcacacagtaagcactcaataaatacgattgattgattgatcccagcacttagtacagagcttggcacatagcaagcgcttaacaaatgccattaaaagcgtGGCAGTTTGGTCCGCAAAAACAGCTTTACACTGCTCCCGCTGATGGAATCGGGGGTGCCGTCGTTTGTTCGGAAGACTCTGGGAACCCAGGGCTTTACTGGCATTACAGacctgacattagaggagcagcgtggctcagtggaaaaagcctgggctttggagtccggggtcacgggttcaaatcccggccccaccactcgtcagctgtgtgactttgggcaagtcacttcacttctctgggcctcagtgccctcatctggaaaatgggggtgaagattgtgagccccacgtgggacaacccgatcaccttgtaaattccccagcgcttagaacagtgctgtgcacatagtaagtgcttaataaatgccatttttattatcccCAGTGCTCACAGCAGAGCCAACCTCCACTCCAGCCAGCGATGTTTCTTGACTCCAGCCGACCGAGAGCCCCTCGCTTCGGAGGCGAGGAGAGACCCGGCTTTCAACCGTGGCTGTTTTCTCTCTTGCAGGAAGCCGTGCTGAATGGCTTGGTGGCCACCGAAGTCTTGATGTGGTTTTATGTCGGCGAGATCATAGGCAAGCGGGGCATTATAGGATACGACGTCTGAAGACCTCTGCTTAGCTCCTGACTTCTTCCTTTATTTCTTTGTATGTATATGGAACACAGGTGGTCCAACCTTAATCCCAATAAAACTAGGCTAACGTGAGATTGTCTGTTTTCAGTCACCgggagggtggaagggggtggtgtgtttttatttagtttttttcCCTGCCCTCCTGTAAACATCGTTTCTCCCTGAGTCAGATTGGGGTCCCTTTGGCCTGAGACAAAATATCAAGACAACTTGTCACTGGTTTTACTACCTCAGAACAgggggagaaaatcaatcaatcaatcaattgtatttattgagcgcttactgtgtgcagggcactgtactaagcacttgggaagtacaagttggcaacatatagagacagtccctacccaacagtgggctcacagtctctgagcGCCGGATGGAGAATAAGGAGACTGAGTTTGGGGACAGGAATAAGGTCCATGGCCTCTTAAACACTCCTTGCACTGGACTGTTAATCTGCTCTACTTATATTGAAATGTTTCAGAGGACCTCAGTGAAAAAGAGGTCCTGTAATTCAGCAGGACTCCCTGCAAGACGCAGAAAAAAAGTCATCCACTGCTGAAGAATACTCATTACTGTATTAGAAGAACTATTGAAGGTATTTTTCACTTTCTAATGCCGAGGAAGAACGCGGGCAGGGGTGGTAGCTGAGAGAAATGTCGCCGAATGCAGGTTCTTTGGCGGCCCGGGCACCTTCCCGCCCTGCAGCGGGAGAGTATCAGGGCATTGTGGTAAGCGTGATCTTGTCAGCCTCTAGTACGACGGTGCCAAATGAACGAAGGCCGTGACCTACTTCCAATCACTTCATCTCACACCCGCACTGGTCTCCTCACATCACCAAAGCTGACTGTTCAGcctggaattctttttttttttatatatatataagtctaCCACCGCTCCTGCATGAAGACTCCGAGGTGGCTTTATTTAGGGATTCCCGCCTCAACGAGTTCCACGATTGCACCGGTTCCGCTGAATCGACAAGTCAGAAGCAGTGCGTGGAAGCGACGGAGGAGGGTGTGAGCCCGGTGGTTACTTCTCCAGCAAGGAAgatgcttattttatttttatttaattccCAGTGGTTCTGCAGCCCTGCCCTAACCCAGGTGTTGTGTGTCCCGTAGCAGGTGAGTCGGTTGGCGCCCGTCGGTCTGCTTGAGGGAGTTGTGGATAATTGCAGCCCTCTCCCGAGGCCTTTCCCGGAGGTGTTCGGGAGCTTTCCTTCGGCGGTCCCTGGTGTGAGGCCCCGGGAGAAGTGTCCCGCCGCCCACACGAACAGCACCGAGACGATAGCGTGATGCTTTTCCCTTCAGCTGTCCCTGGACACTACGAGCTACACGGTGGTCCAGCCCACAGACGGCTCGGAGCAAGGCTGACCTCCCCCATCCCCGTTTCCACTTCGATTCCGGGAAGGGGGCCCGGCGAAGGACCAAAGCCAACACTGATCCCCAGGGCACAAAGTCTCTCCTCCCAAGGGGCTAggacgaccccccccccccccgccaacaggCCCCTTCTGTCTGCACGCcgggccttcctctccccctcgtcccccctccatcccccccatcttacctccttcccttccccacagcacctgtatatatgtttgtacatatttattactctcttttatttgta
It contains:
- the ATP5MG gene encoding ATP synthase subunit g, mitochondrial — translated: MAQLIRSLTEKAPALVNAAVTYSKPRLATFWHYAKVELVPPTPAEIPKAVQGLKHLVSSARSGRLAQLTVKEAVLNGLVATEVLMWFYVGEIIGKRGIIGYDV